Proteins encoded by one window of Desulfuromonadales bacterium:
- a CDS encoding flavin prenyltransferase UbiX → MKQIVVAITGASGSIYGLRLTEELLKAECRVALLLTRSGLDVLRYETGLEWEGPPSACKQLMRDYFGGSKRLEHYDERDLFAPIASGSSAPDAMVIAPCSLGTAGRIAAGMSENLVERAADVVLKERRNLILVPRETPLNQIHLENLLTLARAGAHILPAMPAFYHRPKTVEALVDFVVGKILDSLGVKHRLFQRWGEEKG, encoded by the coding sequence ATGAAACAGATCGTCGTCGCCATCACCGGGGCCTCCGGATCGATCTACGGCCTGCGCCTGACCGAGGAGTTGCTCAAGGCGGAGTGCCGGGTGGCCCTGCTGCTGACCAGGTCGGGGCTCGACGTGCTGCGCTACGAGACGGGACTCGAATGGGAGGGCCCGCCCTCGGCGTGCAAGCAGCTGATGCGCGACTACTTCGGCGGCAGCAAGCGCCTGGAGCACTACGACGAGAGGGATCTCTTCGCCCCCATCGCCAGCGGCTCCTCCGCTCCCGACGCCATGGTGATCGCCCCCTGCTCGCTGGGGACGGCGGGGCGCATCGCCGCCGGCATGAGCGAGAACCTCGTCGAGCGGGCTGCCGACGTGGTCCTCAAGGAACGGCGCAACCTGATCCTCGTCCCCCGGGAGACGCCGCTCAACCAGATTCATCTGGAGAACCTGCTCACCCTGGCCCGCGCCGGCGCCCACATCCTGCCGGCGATGCCGGCCTTCTACCACCGGCCGAAGACGGTCGAAGCACTGGTCGATTTTGTCGTTGGCAAGATCCTCGACAGCCTCGGGGTCAAGCACAGGCTCTTCCAGCGCTGGGGTGAGGAGAAGGGATGA
- a CDS encoding UbiA-like polyprenyltransferase: MTTAFFDKTRSLLEMIKFSHTVFAFPFALMGATLASLASGAPPSVGQLFWICVAMVGARSAAMGLNRIIDAKIDAGNPRTASRHIPAGKVSRVEAWLFVGVSTALLLWAAWMLNPLCFFLAPVALGLFVLYALCKRFTSLAHLVLGVCLAGAPIGAWIALRGDLQWPVVALGLAVLFWVAGFDIFYALQDVDYDREKGLHSIPARLGVKNAILVGKVFHGVMVALLALLPLGVPLGWIYYLGLFVVCGLIAYEHRLVKPDDLSRLDAAFFNMNGWISVTIFLFTLVDALV, translated from the coding sequence ATGACCACCGCTTTTTTCGACAAGACCCGCAGCCTGCTGGAGATGATCAAGTTCTCCCACACCGTCTTCGCCTTCCCCTTCGCCCTGATGGGGGCGACCCTGGCGTCGCTGGCCAGCGGTGCGCCGCCGAGCGTCGGCCAGCTTTTCTGGATTTGCGTCGCCATGGTCGGCGCCCGCAGCGCGGCGATGGGGCTCAATCGCATCATCGATGCGAAAATCGACGCCGGGAACCCCCGCACCGCTTCCCGCCACATCCCGGCCGGCAAGGTCTCGCGGGTCGAGGCGTGGCTGTTCGTCGGCGTTTCGACCGCTCTGCTGCTGTGGGCGGCCTGGATGCTCAACCCTCTCTGTTTCTTCCTGGCACCCGTCGCTCTCGGCCTGTTTGTCCTCTATGCCTTGTGCAAGCGCTTCACCTCCCTGGCGCACCTGGTCCTCGGCGTCTGCCTGGCAGGAGCGCCGATCGGAGCCTGGATTGCCCTGCGCGGCGATCTCCAGTGGCCGGTGGTGGCGCTGGGGCTGGCAGTCCTCTTCTGGGTGGCCGGATTCGACATCTTCTATGCCCTGCAAGACGTCGACTACGACCGGGAGAAGGGCCTGCACTCGATCCCGGCGCGGCTCGGCGTCAAGAACGCCATTCTGGTCGGCAAGGTTTTCCACGGGGTGATGGTGGCGCTGCTGGCGCTGCTGCCCCTCGGCGTGCCCCTGGGCTGGATCTACTACCTGGGGCTTTTTGTAGTCTGTGGACTGATCGCCTACGAGCACCGGCTGGTCAAGCCCGACGACCTTTCGAGGCTCGACGCCGCCTTTTTCAACATGAACGGCTGGATCAGCGTGACCATCTTCCTCTTCACGCTGGTCGACGCGCTGGTGTAA